The proteins below are encoded in one region of Deltaproteobacteria bacterium:
- a CDS encoding tetratricopeptide repeat protein — protein MIVRNEEKLLPRCLKSVRPIADQLVVVDTGSQDNTMSVALDFGAMIHEFKWCDDFSAARNAAIKHATGEWILHIDADEELLEKSAKRLRKVLKNPWPLAYMISIDNGPTYAKRFFKSGRLFRNHPRIEYTRAYHETIRTSVDDILASEAGWQILDEPGIVIRHYGYEESLSRDSDKINREIRILESYVKENPRDQAMAIRLAEVYQQAERYDKAVGLCEKILSCNPHNAAAQHVLGTIYWEKGNVNEAFLQFKKALAIDNNMPWVHYHLGGACRARGDLKKAVSEFNKALDLDPHLSKARTALGAVFHSQGMLENAFVEYKKALKTNPKDGEAHFNLGIIHRNWGQLDSAIRAYKEALLADPFLAEAHNNLAIVYFLKKEYKSAIKHCDKAIELGFKVHLQFIRDLKAHRR, from the coding sequence ATGATTGTCCGCAACGAAGAAAAGCTGCTGCCGCGATGTCTCAAGAGTGTTAGACCCATTGCGGATCAACTGGTGGTCGTGGATACCGGATCGCAGGACAATACAATGTCAGTAGCTTTGGATTTTGGTGCCATGATCCATGAGTTCAAATGGTGTGATGATTTCTCTGCCGCACGAAACGCAGCCATCAAACACGCCACCGGGGAATGGATACTCCACATCGATGCAGATGAAGAACTTCTTGAGAAGTCAGCAAAACGGCTTAGAAAGGTGTTGAAGAATCCATGGCCACTTGCTTACATGATCTCCATTGACAATGGACCGACATATGCAAAACGGTTTTTCAAGTCCGGCAGGCTTTTTCGAAATCATCCACGAATCGAATACACCCGAGCTTATCACGAAACGATCCGGACGAGCGTTGACGATATTTTGGCCTCAGAAGCAGGATGGCAAATCCTTGACGAGCCAGGGATTGTCATTCGTCACTACGGTTATGAGGAATCTCTTAGTAGGGACTCCGACAAGATTAATAGAGAAATTCGTATTCTCGAATCTTATGTTAAGGAAAACCCCCGCGATCAGGCTATGGCCATACGGCTGGCGGAAGTATACCAACAGGCAGAGCGATATGACAAGGCTGTTGGGCTCTGTGAAAAGATCCTGAGCTGCAACCCTCATAATGCTGCAGCACAACATGTCCTTGGTACGATCTACTGGGAAAAGGGCAATGTAAATGAGGCGTTCCTTCAGTTTAAAAAAGCGCTTGCCATAGATAACAATATGCCCTGGGTGCACTATCATTTGGGCGGAGCATGCCGAGCCAGAGGCGACCTGAAAAAGGCCGTGAGTGAATTCAACAAGGCCCTTGACCTTGATCCCCACTTGAGCAAGGCTAGAACGGCCCTGGGAGCAGTTTTCCACTCACAAGGGATGTTGGAAAATGCCTTTGTCGAGTATAAAAAGGCCCTGAAGACAAACCCGAAAGACGGTGAAGCCCATTTCAATTTGGGTATCATACATAGAAACTGGGGACAATTGGACTCGGCAATCAGGGCATATAAAGAAGCTCTTCTTGCAGATCCTTTTCTTGCAGAAGCACACAATAATCTGGCTATTGTCTATTTTTTGAAAAAAGAATACAAGAGTGCCATCAAGCACTGTGACAAAGCTATTGAACTCGGTTTCAAGGTCCACCTCCAATTCATTCGGGACCTAAAAGCGCACAGAAGATAA
- a CDS encoding tetratricopeptide repeat protein gives MVFACFGIIQCEVLADIRLVVRMAMAINSNYAMAHNSLGAALMTRGRVKEAITHFSRAVQVNPDYDDARKNLRIALQQTDGSGDRAKAHNSRAIALAGEGKLDEAVAHLAEALRCRPEFAEAHYNMGNALAGLAKLDEAIVHYLEAVRIRPDYAEAHNNLGIALAQHGKPKEAMNHFFQALQIRPSFSEARNNLIRLQKTAPSP, from the coding sequence ATGGTATTTGCCTGCTTTGGCATTATCCAGTGCGAGGTTCTTGCAGACATTCGGCTTGTTGTCAGGATGGCTATGGCGATCAACTCCAATTATGCAATGGCTCACAACAGTCTCGGCGCTGCTCTCATGACACGAGGGAGGGTTAAGGAGGCCATTACTCATTTTTCCCGAGCAGTCCAGGTCAACCCCGACTATGACGATGCGCGGAAAAACTTGCGAATTGCCCTGCAACAGACGGACGGATCCGGCGATAGGGCCAAGGCCCATAATAGCCGGGCAATCGCGCTAGCCGGCGAAGGCAAGCTGGATGAGGCCGTTGCACATCTTGCCGAAGCCCTGCGTTGTCGCCCGGAGTTCGCCGAAGCCCATTACAACATGGGAAATGCCCTGGCCGGGCTGGCCAAGCTTGATGAGGCGATTGTTCACTACTTGGAGGCTGTCCGTATCAGACCCGATTATGCGGAGGCCCACAACAACCTGGGTATTGCCCTTGCCCAACATGGGAAGCCGAAAGAAGCCATGAACCATTTTTTCCAGGCCCTACAAATCAGGCCGAGTTTTTCAGAGGCCAGGAATAATCTGATACGGCTTCAGAAAACGGCACCCTCGCCCTAG